From one Microbacter margulisiae genomic stretch:
- a CDS encoding polysaccharide deacetylase family protein has protein sequence MFIERPLFFLPWLFPKAWWRKDKNRKVVYLTFDDGPVPEITPVILKMLDEFQIKATFFCVGDNVRKHPEVFQQVIKQGHRVGNHTFNHIKGFSWSVEAYLENVEKAASLINSDLIRPPHGQLSQKLYRALNERYQVVMWDVITRDYNQALQPERILKNVKKYVRNGSIVVFHDSLKAKQNVLTVLPDAIRFLQQQGYQFKTL, from the coding sequence ATGTTTATTGAGCGTCCGTTGTTTTTTCTGCCTTGGTTATTCCCAAAGGCATGGTGGAGAAAAGATAAAAACCGGAAAGTAGTTTATCTGACTTTCGATGATGGGCCTGTACCCGAAATCACTCCGGTAATACTGAAGATGCTGGATGAGTTCCAGATTAAAGCGACATTCTTCTGTGTAGGAGATAATGTCAGAAAACACCCGGAGGTGTTTCAACAGGTGATTAAACAAGGACATCGCGTAGGAAATCATACCTTTAATCATATAAAGGGGTTTTCCTGGAGTGTTGAGGCATACCTTGAAAATGTCGAAAAAGCAGCATCGCTCATTAACTCAGACTTAATACGGCCCCCGCATGGGCAGTTATCGCAAAAATTATACCGGGCGTTGAACGAACGTTATCAGGTGGTAATGTGGGATGTAATTACACGTGACTATAATCAGGCGTTACAGCCTGAACGCATTCTGAAAAATGTAAAGAAATACGTGCGTAACGGATCCATTGTTGTATTTCACGATTCGCTAAAAGCAAAACAAAATGTGCTTACCGTTTTGCCCGATGCAATCCGGTTTCTTCAACAACAAGGATATCAATTTAAAACACTGTAA
- a CDS encoding RNA polymerase sigma-70 factor: MISKNYAYVCPYNLIFAMEDAVFFAITPKSFRKLFDLYYEPLCRSLNYYTRDAQAIEEIVQDVFVTLWEDRDRLHIEHIKTYLFSAARYRALNYLRDRQRQATFLEAWSEEELLQKQGNDVLNYDELIPQLQIAIENLPTRCRQIFDLSRKEQLTYRQIADSLNISIKTVESQMSIALRKIRDHFASNYHCG; the protein is encoded by the coding sequence ATGATATCGAAAAATTATGCCTATGTTTGCCCCTATAATCTAATCTTTGCTATGGAAGACGCGGTGTTCTTTGCGATCACTCCAAAGTCGTTTCGTAAGTTGTTTGATCTCTATTACGAACCTTTATGCCGATCGTTGAATTACTATACACGTGATGCACAGGCTATTGAAGAAATTGTGCAAGATGTGTTTGTAACCCTCTGGGAAGATCGGGATCGTCTGCACATTGAGCATATTAAAACCTATCTTTTTTCTGCAGCACGTTATCGTGCATTGAATTACCTTCGCGATAGACAACGTCAGGCTACATTTTTGGAGGCATGGTCTGAGGAAGAGCTTCTGCAAAAACAGGGCAATGACGTTTTGAATTACGACGAGTTGATTCCTCAACTACAAATAGCAATTGAAAATTTACCCACACGTTGCCGTCAGATCTTTGATCTTAGCCGGAAAGAACAACTTACATATCGGCAAATAGCAGATTCACTGAATATCTCAATTAAAACAGTAGAGTCACAAATGAGTATCGCATTGCGAAAAATCCGTGATCACTTTGCCTCAAATTATCACTGTGGATAA
- a CDS encoding protein O-mannosyl-transferase family, with translation MKRFKRINVLLGWMVFIIAAIVYLLTMEPTVSFWDCPEFITTAYKLEIGHPPGYPFFSLVGHLFSLFASDPAHVSTWVNRISVLNSAGAVLFLFWTITILARKLLIKNEEDYTMGKMLTIWGAGLVGALAFAFTDSFWFSATETDVFSFAALSTAFSFWAMLRWSEVADEPHSDRWLLLIAYAIGISIGVHLLSLLTIPALVMIFYFRKHQHTRKSAFIAFLVAISILAAVFYGMIPSFFWLSSFLELFFVNTLGLPFNSGVIAYAIIVAIVFIWAIYATQKGKNEAQARFAFILAIALSGVPFLGKSVWVAVIILFLLVYLLLVKKVRVSRRILNLIILALAMILIGYSQFTIVLIRSSAQPPMDEDAPSDVFALMSYQSREQYGDVHPIFYGPMYTADYKYQPAGNGMCAPVQKNGSPIWNKKPKTHPGDKDQYIITGYKQTPVYDPVFYMFFPRMFSDQPNHVQAYESWVGKPALNVDYSPCGQDAVGKMPTFGQNLKFFLSYQLDFMYFRYFMWNFSGRQNDKQSYGEIDRGNWITGFNFIDNWLVGNQSTLPKDMKNNKGRHTYFMLPLIMGIIGLLFLLMYAGKEGKQTFWIVFTLFFMTGVAIIIYLNQTPLQPRERDYSYTGSFYAFCIFIGFGVLAIANYLRNKLASSPSAILATVIGLIVPAILISQNWKSNDRSDRYTARDFGANYLNSLAPNAIIFTNGDNDTFPLWYSIEVEGLRRDVRVCNLSYLQTDWYIDQMKRPVYSSAPLPISWTPAQYAEGNHDVAYVANPKDTTKIDLSLALQFILSKNPQTKDPLGHDIFPTSHLVLKVNKDEVLRTHTVDSTLANQIVPEMNITLRRQVTKADMMILDMLQTNHWKRPIYFANTVGNDMYLGLSNYFQQEGIAQRIVPIWKDGGSVNTKAMYDNMMHKFRWGDIQNPKVYLDENILRMCTTFRMQFGVLAEGLIAENKRDSALQVLNYAMKVIPPTTVPNDYFSTFLAGSYYELGKMPQGDAILDDVANESSQNLTWYAALTNNQMNTVTEQISTNLAALRNALYYFHQYNRKALFDKYYAKFVQFATEFHVQS, from the coding sequence ATGAAGCGTTTTAAACGGATCAATGTCCTGCTGGGATGGATGGTTTTTATCATCGCGGCTATTGTCTATCTGCTTACAATGGAACCAACAGTAAGCTTTTGGGACTGCCCGGAATTCATTACTACTGCATACAAACTAGAAATTGGACATCCACCCGGATATCCGTTTTTTTCGTTAGTAGGTCACTTATTTTCACTGTTTGCATCTGATCCTGCACACGTAAGTACCTGGGTCAACAGAATCTCTGTTTTAAATAGCGCCGGTGCAGTATTATTCCTGTTCTGGACGATTACGATTCTTGCCCGTAAACTTTTAATCAAGAATGAAGAAGATTACACCATGGGCAAAATGCTCACCATCTGGGGTGCGGGATTAGTAGGTGCTCTGGCTTTTGCCTTTACTGATTCTTTCTGGTTTTCAGCTACCGAAACAGACGTATTCAGTTTTGCAGCGTTATCTACAGCATTCAGTTTCTGGGCAATGTTGCGATGGTCGGAAGTCGCTGACGAGCCTCACTCTGATCGTTGGTTATTATTGATTGCTTATGCCATAGGGATTTCTATTGGTGTTCATCTCTTGAGTTTGTTGACTATTCCGGCATTAGTAATGATATTTTATTTCCGGAAACATCAACATACTAGAAAAAGCGCTTTCATAGCCTTTTTGGTTGCGATTTCCATTTTAGCCGCCGTCTTTTATGGCATGATTCCAAGTTTCTTCTGGCTATCCAGCTTTTTGGAACTTTTCTTTGTCAACACATTAGGATTACCTTTCAACAGCGGCGTCATCGCTTATGCCATCATTGTAGCCATTGTGTTTATCTGGGCAATTTATGCAACACAAAAAGGAAAAAACGAAGCGCAGGCTCGTTTTGCTTTTATTCTTGCCATTGCTCTTTCCGGGGTTCCCTTCCTAGGAAAAAGTGTCTGGGTAGCCGTTATCATTCTTTTCCTGTTGGTATATCTTCTCTTGGTCAAGAAAGTTCGTGTATCCCGTCGGATATTAAACCTGATTATTCTTGCACTTGCAATGATTCTGATCGGATATTCACAATTTACAATTGTGTTGATTCGTTCTTCGGCCCAACCTCCTATGGATGAAGATGCTCCGAGCGATGTGTTTGCTCTGATGAGTTACCAAAGCCGCGAACAGTACGGAGATGTCCATCCTATATTCTATGGTCCAATGTATACTGCCGATTATAAATATCAGCCGGCCGGCAACGGTATGTGTGCTCCAGTTCAAAAAAACGGAAGTCCTATCTGGAATAAGAAGCCCAAAACACATCCGGGAGATAAAGATCAGTATATTATCACAGGATATAAACAAACGCCTGTGTATGATCCTGTTTTCTATATGTTTTTCCCCCGTATGTTCAGTGACCAACCAAACCATGTGCAAGCTTACGAATCGTGGGTTGGAAAACCAGCGCTCAATGTAGATTATTCACCTTGCGGACAAGATGCCGTTGGTAAAATGCCAACATTTGGGCAAAATCTGAAGTTCTTCCTGAGTTACCAGCTAGATTTCATGTATTTCCGCTATTTCATGTGGAACTTTAGTGGTAGGCAAAATGATAAACAGTCCTATGGCGAAATCGATCGCGGTAACTGGATCACCGGCTTCAATTTTATCGACAACTGGTTGGTAGGAAATCAAAGTACTTTGCCTAAAGATATGAAAAACAACAAAGGGCGCCATACTTACTTCATGCTTCCTTTAATAATGGGAATTATAGGGCTGCTCTTTTTGTTAATGTATGCGGGCAAAGAAGGGAAACAAACCTTCTGGATCGTATTTACGCTCTTCTTCATGACGGGTGTTGCAATCATTATCTATCTGAATCAAACGCCATTACAGCCTCGTGAACGAGATTATTCTTACACAGGATCGTTCTACGCGTTCTGTATATTCATAGGATTCGGAGTGTTGGCTATTGCAAATTATCTGCGCAATAAGCTAGCATCATCGCCAAGTGCGATTCTTGCAACTGTTATCGGATTAATTGTGCCAGCCATTTTAATTTCACAAAACTGGAAAAGTAACGATAGATCCGATCGTTACACAGCGCGTGATTTTGGCGCCAACTATCTGAATTCACTGGCACCCAATGCAATTATCTTTACTAATGGCGATAATGACACGTTCCCACTATGGTATAGTATCGAAGTGGAAGGACTCCGGCGCGATGTACGTGTATGTAATCTAAGTTATTTACAAACAGACTGGTACATCGATCAAATGAAACGTCCTGTATATTCCTCTGCACCGCTTCCTATTTCATGGACGCCGGCACAATATGCAGAAGGAAATCACGATGTGGCTTATGTTGCTAATCCTAAGGATACCACTAAAATTGATCTTTCGCTGGCCTTGCAATTCATCCTGAGCAAGAATCCTCAAACAAAAGATCCATTAGGGCACGACATATTCCCAACTTCTCATTTGGTATTGAAAGTAAATAAAGATGAAGTGCTTCGTACCCATACGGTGGATTCAACCCTGGCAAATCAGATTGTTCCTGAAATGAATATAACGCTGAGACGTCAGGTTACGAAAGCCGATATGATGATTCTCGACATGTTGCAAACCAACCATTGGAAACGTCCGATCTATTTTGCCAACACGGTAGGCAATGATATGTATCTGGGATTAAGCAACTATTTCCAACAGGAAGGTATCGCACAACGTATTGTCCCGATCTGGAAAGATGGCGGCTCAGTGAATACCAAAGCGATGTATGACAATATGATGCATAAATTCCGTTGGGGGGATATTCAGAATCCGAAAGTCTATCTGGATGAAAATATTTTACGGATGTGCACCACATTCCGGATGCAATTCGGAGTGTTAGCCGAAGGATTAATAGCAGAAAATAAACGTGATTCTGCTCTACAGGTGCTGAATTATGCCATGAAAGTAATTCCTCCGACAACAGTACCTAACGACTATTTCTCAACATTCCTGGCCGGATCATATTATGAATTAGGGAAGATGCCACAGGGAGATGCTATTCTTGATGACGTAGCAAACGAAAGTTCACAAAACTTAACCTGGTATGCTGCTCTGACAAACAACCAGATGAATACAGTTACAGAACAAATATCAACTAATTTGGCTGCTTTGCGCAACGCATTGTATTACTTCCATCAATACAACAGAAAAGCTTTGTTTGATAAGTATTATGCTAAGTTTGTGCAATTTGCCACTGAATTTCATGTTCAATCTTAA
- a CDS encoding DUF1593 domain-containing protein, protein MKTVVCLVLFSIVGLSCSAFVKANQRYTDVNRQNRVIILSDIGADPDDSESMVHLLLYSNEIEIDGLIATTSCWQKTVTHPEYIRSIVQAYGKVQPNLNQNESGFPSAESLLKEVTHGIAAYGMQGVGKGKDSPGSKLIIKVLEEKDDRPLWICVWGGVNTLAQALYDISKTKSEKEVNQLIAKLRVYTISDQDDSGIWLRKKFPNLFYIVSPGDDYGSATWSAINSYIKGINNEVISNTWLAKNVQQGHGALGAAYPDVSWGMEGDTPSWLNLIPNGLNYPEHPDWGGWGGRYELYKPKFDSLKRGSSGVPNEPEPREIWTNAVDKYTPYIRSEYGRTVRLDTVTFTSNKATLFRWRDDFQNDFAARMGWCTESYRQANHPPVPRLLVPEHIIVKSGEGFNLDATATDPDGDNLSYLWFDYPEAGSYKKTIKILGAENSHSVYAIAPEVNKKVTVQFILRVTDKGTPPLSRYKRVFVTILPR, encoded by the coding sequence ATGAAGACTGTTGTTTGTTTAGTTTTATTTTCTATAGTGGGTTTGTCCTGTTCTGCTTTTGTAAAGGCAAATCAAAGATATACGGATGTAAATCGCCAAAATAGAGTAATAATATTATCAGATATCGGAGCAGACCCAGATGATTCCGAATCAATGGTTCATTTACTTTTATATTCAAATGAGATTGAAATTGACGGATTAATTGCTACGACATCTTGTTGGCAAAAAACGGTAACACATCCCGAATATATCAGAAGCATAGTTCAGGCTTATGGTAAAGTACAGCCTAATCTTAATCAAAATGAATCCGGATTTCCGAGTGCAGAATCGCTGTTAAAAGAAGTAACACATGGCATAGCAGCATACGGCATGCAAGGCGTCGGCAAAGGAAAAGACTCTCCGGGATCCAAATTAATAATTAAAGTTCTTGAAGAAAAAGATGATCGCCCTTTATGGATATGCGTGTGGGGAGGAGTGAATACTCTTGCTCAGGCGTTGTATGATATTAGCAAGACAAAATCAGAAAAAGAAGTAAATCAGTTGATCGCTAAACTAAGAGTTTATACCATATCCGATCAGGACGACAGCGGCATTTGGCTTAGGAAAAAGTTTCCCAATTTATTTTACATTGTAAGTCCTGGAGATGATTACGGAAGCGCAACATGGAGTGCAATTAATAGTTATATAAAAGGAATAAATAATGAAGTGATAAGTAACACTTGGCTGGCTAAAAATGTTCAACAAGGTCATGGTGCTCTTGGAGCTGCATATCCTGATGTTTCATGGGGAATGGAAGGCGATACCCCATCGTGGTTGAATTTAATTCCAAACGGATTAAATTATCCGGAACATCCTGATTGGGGTGGCTGGGGCGGCCGTTACGAATTATATAAGCCTAAATTTGATTCTCTTAAAAGGGGAAGTTCAGGTGTGCCGAATGAACCTGAACCCAGAGAGATATGGACAAATGCAGTTGACAAATATACACCATATATTCGTAGTGAATATGGACGAACAGTTCGATTGGACACTGTTACATTTACCAGTAATAAAGCAACCTTATTCCGGTGGCGGGATGATTTTCAGAATGATTTTGCTGCTCGGATGGGCTGGTGTACAGAATCATATAGACAAGCAAATCATCCCCCAGTTCCTAGGTTATTGGTACCGGAGCATATAATTGTAAAATCGGGGGAAGGCTTTAATTTGGATGCCACAGCAACCGATCCTGACGGAGATAACCTTAGTTATCTGTGGTTTGACTATCCGGAAGCCGGATCATATAAAAAAACGATAAAAATTCTCGGAGCTGAAAATAGTCATAGCGTCTATGCCATAGCACCAGAGGTTAACAAAAAAGTAACTGTTCAATTTATTTTGAGAGTCACAGACAAAGGTACACCTCCATTATCAAGATATAAAAGAGTCTTTGTGACTATACTACCAAGGTAA
- a CDS encoding glycoside hydrolase family 31 protein, whose translation MTRMTSKILASIALMFAIAVPNPAKASVTSFQKENDGVLFKLDKGTMKVNICLDNMVEVRYTIFKTLPVKKSLVVVNPWETHPQFKVSETKNEIVISTRNLVVHVDKATNGIQFFNLQGDLILSEDGANGTTMNPATIDGIATYNCSTEFNSPSNEALYGLGCHPTDTLSIDYKGRNQSLAIMYLTGAIPVLLSNKGYGLMWDNYSASDFYGKLDHNTKYKYVSESGKMVDYYFMYGPSLDKVVASYRIATGEAPMFPKWAFGLFQSQDRYKSQAEVLSVKDNYRNNHIPVDCIVQDWYYWEPEPIGSNVMYAERYPNPKEMVNELHKAHIHAMISIWPVFGKGSANYKAMLDAGNLTTLDWKNVVTNHWDYYYDVYSKKARTMYWNKANSQLISRDGWDAWWVDQCEPDVGNDRIALRKTCNFAIGKGIDYFNTYSLMHTTGLYTNWRKDIPGKRAFFLVRQAFAGQQRNATTLWSSDVTCTWRAFKSQVPQGINACASGIPYWTSDIGGYHLNWAAPDWSTPANRELFTRWFQFGTFCPIFRIHGKGERALYSDNWDAKTKAILLNYDNLRYRLMPYIYSLGWKVTHQGYTIMRALAFDFKNDAAIDSIPDEYMFGPAFLVNPVTYSMMGQENGTKMEDTRKVYLPKETIWYDFWTGEKYQGGQTIDAKAPIETLPLFMKAGSIVPMGPFLQYATEKPANPLEIRIYPGADGSFVLYEDENNTYDYEKGVYATISFKWNDARHELIIGKRQGSFPGMLQNRTFHIIIVTPAKGTGVAITKDPDKTVQYNGAEQTIKL comes from the coding sequence ATGACACGAATGACCTCAAAGATTCTTGCAAGCATTGCCTTAATGTTTGCTATTGCTGTTCCCAATCCTGCAAAGGCATCCGTAACTTCTTTCCAGAAAGAAAACGACGGAGTCCTGTTTAAGCTGGATAAAGGAACGATGAAAGTAAATATCTGCCTGGACAACATGGTTGAAGTCAGATATACCATTTTTAAAACCCTCCCGGTTAAGAAATCACTGGTTGTTGTCAATCCATGGGAAACGCACCCTCAGTTTAAGGTTTCCGAGACAAAAAATGAGATTGTTATCTCTACCCGGAATCTGGTTGTTCATGTTGATAAAGCTACCAACGGAATTCAGTTTTTTAATCTTCAGGGAGATTTGATTCTGAGCGAGGATGGCGCTAACGGAACAACCATGAATCCCGCTACCATCGACGGAATTGCAACGTATAATTGCAGTACGGAATTTAATTCTCCGTCAAACGAAGCGCTTTATGGGCTGGGATGTCATCCGACGGATACGCTTTCCATTGACTACAAAGGGCGCAACCAGTCATTGGCCATTATGTATTTGACCGGAGCCATTCCTGTTCTTCTGTCCAATAAAGGGTACGGCCTGATGTGGGATAACTATTCGGCATCAGATTTTTATGGAAAACTGGATCATAATACCAAGTATAAATATGTTTCCGAAAGCGGCAAAATGGTAGATTACTACTTTATGTACGGGCCAAGCCTTGACAAAGTTGTCGCATCTTACCGCATTGCTACCGGGGAAGCTCCCATGTTTCCAAAATGGGCGTTCGGACTCTTTCAGTCACAGGACAGGTACAAAAGCCAGGCAGAAGTATTATCCGTAAAGGACAATTACCGCAATAATCATATTCCGGTAGACTGCATTGTTCAGGACTGGTATTACTGGGAGCCCGAGCCGATTGGTTCCAATGTAATGTATGCGGAAAGGTATCCCAATCCCAAAGAAATGGTTAATGAGTTACATAAGGCCCATATTCACGCGATGATCTCTATCTGGCCTGTTTTCGGAAAAGGTTCTGCCAATTATAAAGCCATGCTTGATGCCGGTAATTTAACTACGTTGGATTGGAAAAATGTGGTAACCAATCACTGGGATTATTATTATGATGTTTATAGCAAAAAAGCAAGAACGATGTATTGGAACAAGGCCAACAGTCAATTGATATCCCGTGATGGATGGGATGCCTGGTGGGTAGATCAGTGCGAACCCGACGTGGGGAATGACCGCATAGCATTGCGGAAGACATGCAACTTTGCTATTGGAAAAGGAATTGATTACTTCAACACCTATTCATTAATGCATACCACCGGATTATACACCAACTGGAGAAAAGATATCCCCGGAAAGCGGGCTTTTTTCCTGGTACGTCAGGCTTTTGCCGGGCAACAACGAAATGCCACCACCTTATGGTCATCGGATGTCACCTGCACCTGGAGAGCTTTCAAGAGCCAGGTGCCACAGGGAATCAATGCCTGCGCTTCGGGAATCCCTTACTGGACATCTGACATTGGCGGTTACCACTTAAATTGGGCAGCTCCCGACTGGTCAACGCCTGCCAACCGTGAATTGTTTACGCGATGGTTTCAGTTTGGCACATTCTGTCCGATCTTCCGTATCCACGGGAAAGGAGAAAGAGCTTTATATTCCGATAACTGGGATGCAAAAACGAAAGCCATCCTGCTGAATTACGACAACCTGCGTTACCGGTTGATGCCTTACATCTATTCGCTTGGATGGAAAGTGACTCATCAGGGCTACACTATCATGCGTGCACTTGCATTTGATTTCAAAAATGATGCCGCGATTGACTCTATTCCCGATGAATATATGTTTGGGCCAGCTTTCCTTGTAAACCCGGTCACCTATAGCATGATGGGTCAGGAAAATGGCACCAAAATGGAAGACACCCGGAAAGTGTATCTTCCCAAAGAGACTATCTGGTATGATTTCTGGACAGGAGAGAAATATCAAGGAGGACAGACGATTGATGCCAAAGCGCCTATTGAAACATTGCCACTCTTCATGAAAGCCGGATCGATAGTCCCTATGGGGCCATTCCTGCAATACGCAACTGAGAAACCTGCTAATCCGCTCGAGATTCGTATCTACCCTGGTGCTGACGGAAGTTTCGTGCTTTACGAAGATGAAAACAATACCTATGATTATGAAAAAGGCGTTTATGCCACTATTTCTTTCAAATGGAACGATGCCAGACACGAATTGATCATTGGCAAGCGGCAGGGAAGTTTTCCGGGCATGTTGCAAAACCGGACATTCCATATTATCATTGTTACTCCGGCAAAGGGAACAGGTGTTGCAATAACCAAAGATCCCGATAAGACCGTTCAATACAATGGCGCTGAACAGACCATCAAATTGTAA
- a CDS encoding sugar-binding domain-containing protein, whose translation MKNRSCIFPFLFLLLFAFQVEGQQYAQRKQLFDYHWKFALGDSPAASNTDFNDSHWRTLNLPHDWSIEGKIDKNNPSGEAGGYFPTGIGWYRKEFYVPSTWQGEEVSIYFEGVYMDSKVFVNGQLLGVHPYGFTSFAYDLTPYLKYNKKNIIAVRVDNSQQVNCRWYSGSGIYRHVWLIKANPVHIAHWGVEITTPEVSSQQAIVRIKTCIKNETGKPQTIMLTTHLTDKHNKMAGENQVSVHLQANEEKEVSQAITVHKPLLWSPETPSLYQAAFNLKQGDKIIGRLQKTFGIRSITYSAEKGLQLNGNSIKLDGGCVHDDNGCLGAAAYDRAEERKIELLKSAGFNAVRTAHNPPSEAFLNACDKLGLMVVDEAFDCWRVGKNKYDYARFFDQWNQRDLAAMVLRDRNHPSVIMWSIGNEIIERESPEAIQTAKMLVGAIHKMDPTRPVTSAIPTWDNKWAILDSLMATLDICGYNYELFRAPSDHQRVPSRVIVQTESYPKDAFKNWDMVHSHPYIIGDFVWTAMDYLGESGIGRYYYPWEPKGESWEANLFPWHGSYCGDIDLTGWRKPVSHYRDILWNNTEKLYLAVQEPNPASGEIQLTSWAVWPTWESWTWPGYEGKTLQVEVYSKYPRVRLYLNNKLIGEKPTTQAQEFKATFPVPYTPGVLKAVGVMGNQETESKTLRTAGAPAKIQLIPDRKTLLANGEDLSFITIEITDKNGVPQPNAGNRLQCKIAGQGVIAGVANANLQDPDPYAGLTRKAWHGRALVVVKSTRKPGNIRLTVSSAGMPDAFLVIKTKKQMAHNP comes from the coding sequence ATGAAAAACAGATCTTGTATCTTTCCGTTTTTGTTTCTACTATTATTTGCCTTCCAAGTAGAGGGACAGCAGTATGCGCAACGCAAACAGCTCTTTGATTATCATTGGAAGTTTGCGTTAGGCGATTCTCCGGCTGCCAGTAACACTGATTTTAACGACAGCCATTGGAGAACATTGAATTTACCCCATGACTGGAGCATTGAAGGTAAAATAGATAAAAACAATCCCTCCGGAGAAGCCGGAGGATATTTCCCAACCGGGATAGGCTGGTACCGTAAGGAATTTTATGTGCCTTCAACGTGGCAGGGAGAAGAAGTATCTATATATTTCGAAGGAGTCTATATGGATTCCAAAGTGTTTGTTAATGGTCAACTTCTGGGAGTCCATCCCTATGGCTTCACCTCGTTTGCTTACGACCTTACCCCCTATCTGAAGTACAACAAGAAAAACATTATTGCCGTGCGGGTGGATAATTCCCAACAAGTGAATTGCCGCTGGTATAGCGGTTCAGGCATCTACCGGCATGTATGGTTAATAAAGGCCAACCCGGTACACATAGCCCACTGGGGAGTGGAAATAACAACACCGGAGGTCTCTTCCCAACAAGCAATCGTCCGGATAAAAACCTGCATAAAAAACGAAACAGGCAAACCGCAGACCATTATGCTCACTACCCATCTAACCGACAAACACAATAAGATGGCAGGAGAGAATCAGGTATCTGTACATTTACAGGCGAACGAAGAAAAGGAAGTATCCCAGGCCATAACCGTACACAAACCCCTGCTCTGGAGCCCCGAAACGCCCAGTCTGTATCAGGCGGCATTTAATCTTAAGCAGGGAGACAAAATCATAGGACGATTACAGAAGACATTTGGCATTCGTTCGATAACCTATTCAGCAGAAAAGGGCCTGCAGCTCAACGGGAATTCCATAAAGCTTGACGGAGGATGCGTGCATGACGATAATGGCTGCCTGGGAGCTGCCGCCTATGACAGGGCAGAAGAAAGAAAGATAGAGTTGCTGAAGTCAGCCGGGTTTAATGCAGTACGTACGGCACACAATCCACCTTCGGAAGCTTTTCTGAATGCATGTGACAAGTTGGGGCTAATGGTTGTAGACGAGGCATTCGATTGTTGGCGTGTAGGAAAAAATAAATATGACTATGCCCGTTTCTTTGACCAGTGGAATCAACGCGATCTTGCAGCAATGGTATTGCGCGACCGTAACCATCCTTCAGTAATTATGTGGAGCATAGGGAACGAGATCATCGAAAGGGAATCGCCCGAAGCCATTCAAACGGCCAAGATGCTCGTTGGCGCCATACACAAGATGGATCCGACACGTCCGGTTACCTCTGCGATACCAACCTGGGACAATAAATGGGCAATATTAGATTCACTGATGGCTACACTTGACATTTGCGGATATAACTACGAGCTATTCCGTGCCCCTTCCGACCATCAGCGCGTTCCTTCCCGTGTTATCGTTCAAACCGAATCCTATCCCAAAGATGCTTTTAAGAACTGGGATATGGTGCATAGCCATCCATATATTATAGGAGATTTTGTATGGACAGCCATGGACTATCTGGGAGAATCGGGCATCGGGCGATACTATTATCCCTGGGAACCCAAAGGAGAATCCTGGGAAGCGAATTTATTCCCCTGGCATGGTTCCTATTGCGGCGATATAGACCTTACAGGATGGAGAAAGCCAGTCTCCCACTATCGCGATATTTTGTGGAACAACACCGAGAAGCTATACCTTGCAGTTCAGGAACCCAATCCTGCCAGTGGTGAGATTCAACTAACCTCATGGGCAGTCTGGCCTACCTGGGAAAGTTGGACATGGCCGGGATATGAAGGAAAAACATTGCAAGTTGAAGTATATTCTAAATACCCCCGGGTCAGATTATATCTCAACAATAAGCTTATCGGGGAGAAGCCGACAACCCAGGCACAGGAATTTAAAGCCACCTTTCCCGTTCCGTATACTCCCGGTGTATTGAAGGCAGTAGGCGTTATGGGGAATCAAGAAACGGAATCAAAAACTTTAAGGACAGCCGGAGCGCCGGCAAAAATACAACTCATTCCCGATCGAAAGACATTATTGGCCAATGGAGAAGATCTGTCGTTTATCACTATCGAGATAACGGACAAAAACGGAGTTCCCCAACCCAACGCCGGTAACAGGTTACAATGTAAGATTGCAGGGCAGGGAGTTATTGCCGGTGTAGCGAATGCCAATTTACAAGATCCTGATCCATATGCAGGTCTCACCCGAAAAGCATGGCATGGACGTGCTCTTGTGGTGGTTAAAAGTACCCGAAAGCCAGGCAATATAAGACTTACAGTAAGCTCGGCAGGAATGCCTGATGCTTTCTTGGTTATCAAGACAAAGAAACAGATGGCTCACAACCCATAA